In Streptomyces sp. NBC_01426, one genomic interval encodes:
- a CDS encoding ArsR/SmtB family transcription factor, protein MTEEHRGAGDAVDGVLAALADPTRRRLLDLLAERGEVTATTLATGLPVSRQAVVKHLAVLDAAGLVSGRRVGREVRYTVRPTALNATAHWMAALAADWDRRLAIVKRVAEAAERDPDGR, encoded by the coding sequence GTGACGGAGGAGCACCGGGGCGCCGGCGACGCCGTCGACGGCGTCCTCGCCGCGCTCGCCGACCCGACGCGGCGCAGGCTGCTCGACCTCCTCGCCGAACGGGGCGAGGTCACCGCGACCACGCTCGCCACGGGGCTTCCCGTGTCACGGCAGGCCGTCGTCAAGCACCTCGCCGTCCTGGACGCCGCCGGGCTGGTCTCCGGCCGCCGGGTCGGGCGGGAGGTGCGCTACACGGTCCGACCGACCGCGCTGAACGCGACGGCGCACTGGATGGCCGCGCTCGCGGCCGACTGGGACCGACGGCTGGCGATCGTCAAACGGGTCGCCGAGGCGGCGGAACGCGACCCGGACGGGCGGTAG
- a CDS encoding SRPBCC domain-containing protein: MSEDRIEREILIEASVERVWSLVADPGFWVSDAAGRTGAVAEAGARVVAKSAEYGDFPVRVEEVEPPTRVSYRWASAFPGEEPREENSTLVEFTLTPEGDATRLRVVESGFSALAGSEELRRKAVADNTGGWPQVFDALKKRAEQSSA; encoded by the coding sequence ATGAGCGAGGACCGAATCGAACGCGAGATCCTCATCGAGGCATCCGTGGAGCGGGTGTGGTCGCTGGTGGCCGACCCCGGGTTCTGGGTGTCCGACGCGGCCGGCCGGACCGGCGCCGTGGCGGAAGCGGGAGCCCGCGTGGTGGCGAAGAGCGCCGAGTACGGCGACTTCCCCGTACGGGTCGAGGAGGTCGAGCCGCCGACCCGTGTGTCGTACCGCTGGGCCAGCGCGTTCCCCGGGGAGGAGCCGCGCGAGGAGAACAGCACGCTCGTCGAGTTCACGTTGACCCCCGAGGGCGACGCGACGCGGCTGCGCGTGGTCGAGAGCGGGTTCTCCGCGCTGGCCGGGTCGGAGGAACTGCGCCGCAAGGCGGTGGCGGACAACACCGGCGGCTGGCCCCAGGTGTTCGACGCGCTCAAGAAGCGCGCCGAACAGTCGTCCGCGTGA
- a CDS encoding DUF7144 family membrane protein yields the protein MAQTATPSGAPTPEPSRWSERGGGGYTGSGVMFAGVLLFVDGVLAVLNGIGALANDEVFARVGSYIYRFDLTAWGWIHLILGVILLVAGVGILKGAAWARALGVGLAALSIIVNFLWLPYQPLWAIIVIAIDIFIIWALLKEPTTHAHA from the coding sequence ATGGCGCAGACCGCGACCCCGTCCGGGGCGCCGACACCGGAACCTTCCCGCTGGAGTGAGCGGGGCGGTGGCGGTTACACGGGCTCGGGCGTCATGTTCGCCGGTGTCCTGCTCTTCGTCGACGGAGTGCTCGCCGTCCTGAACGGCATCGGGGCCCTCGCCAACGACGAGGTCTTCGCACGGGTGGGCAGCTACATCTACCGCTTCGACCTCACCGCGTGGGGCTGGATCCACCTGATCCTCGGCGTGATCCTGCTCGTCGCCGGTGTGGGGATCCTCAAGGGCGCGGCATGGGCGCGCGCGCTCGGTGTCGGGCTCGCGGCCCTCAGCATCATCGTGAACTTCCTGTGGCTGCCGTACCAGCCCCTGTGGGCGATCATCGTCATCGCCATCGACATCTTCATCATCTGGGCCCTGCTGAAGGAGCCGACCACCCACGCACACGCGTGA
- a CDS encoding LppU/SCO3897 family protein encodes MSTPPSPQGEHTAPPAPGTPAPEAAKPKGSKAKKFLRFVAIVVVAIVVKFGISYFFNSPVRAEAGDCVKVTGSENSPEVETKGCSDKDANYKVLKVVENTFDTGACTVGEAALAQQWEQEKFVLCLEPVKH; translated from the coding sequence ATGTCGACTCCGCCGTCGCCTCAGGGCGAGCACACCGCTCCCCCGGCCCCTGGCACGCCCGCTCCCGAGGCCGCGAAGCCCAAGGGTTCCAAAGCGAAGAAGTTCCTGAGGTTCGTCGCCATCGTCGTCGTCGCCATCGTGGTGAAGTTCGGCATCTCGTACTTCTTCAACTCGCCGGTGCGCGCCGAGGCGGGCGACTGCGTCAAGGTGACGGGCAGCGAGAACAGCCCCGAGGTGGAGACGAAGGGCTGCAGCGACAAGGACGCCAACTACAAGGTGCTGAAGGTCGTGGAGAACACCTTCGACACCGGCGCGTGCACCGTGGGCGAGGCCGCCCTGGCGCAGCAGTGGGAGCAGGAGAAGTTCGTCCTCTGCCTGGAGCCGGTCAAGCACTGA